The following proteins come from a genomic window of Achromobacter deleyi:
- a CDS encoding Bug family tripartite tricarboxylate transporter substrate binding protein, giving the protein MPACAQQAPLDGALTIVVGYPPGGSSDRIARLVADRLKDRLGVTVVVENKTGAGGRIAAQGLHALATRQNVLMLANPAVMVVAPLVYAEPGYDARRDFQPVSLVSRYKFALAVAANSPIRDVAGLRQWLRDNPRQFSVGVPATGSLPHFFALMLGRQIGQEPEVVGYRGSAPLISELIGGVLPQAVDTLDTLLPQHRAGKIRILATSGEARDPLLTDVPTFREAGVDLAADGWNAFFASSAMAPAKAVRLGEDIAAVMREPAMQQAVRESYLEPVTADAAATGRELDAYRAQWEPAVKASGFTATQ; this is encoded by the coding sequence ATGCCCGCCTGTGCCCAGCAGGCGCCGCTGGACGGCGCCCTGACCATCGTGGTGGGCTATCCGCCGGGGGGCAGTTCCGACCGCATCGCGCGACTGGTGGCCGACCGCCTGAAGGACCGGCTGGGCGTCACCGTGGTGGTCGAGAACAAGACCGGCGCCGGCGGCCGCATCGCGGCCCAGGGCCTGCATGCCTTGGCCACGCGGCAGAACGTGCTGATGCTGGCCAATCCCGCGGTGATGGTGGTGGCGCCGCTGGTCTACGCCGAGCCCGGCTACGACGCTCGCCGCGATTTCCAGCCGGTGTCGCTCGTCAGCCGCTACAAGTTCGCGCTGGCGGTGGCGGCCAACTCGCCGATCCGCGACGTGGCGGGGCTGCGCCAGTGGCTGCGCGACAACCCGCGCCAGTTCTCGGTGGGCGTGCCGGCCACCGGCAGCCTGCCGCACTTCTTCGCGCTGATGCTGGGCCGCCAGATCGGCCAGGAGCCCGAGGTGGTGGGCTACCGCGGCTCGGCGCCGCTGATCTCCGAACTGATCGGCGGCGTGTTGCCGCAGGCGGTCGATACGCTCGACACGCTGCTGCCGCAGCACCGCGCCGGCAAGATCCGCATCCTGGCGACCTCGGGCGAGGCGCGCGATCCGCTGCTGACGGACGTGCCGACCTTCCGCGAGGCCGGCGTGGACCTGGCGGCCGACGGCTGGAACGCGTTCTTCGCCTCGTCGGCGATGGCGCCGGCCAAGGCCGTCCGGCTGGGCGAGGACATCGCCGCCGTGATGCGCGAGCCGGCCATGCAGCAGGCGGTGCGCGAGTCGTATCTGGAGCCGGTGACGGCGGATGCCGCCGCCACCGGGCGCGAGCTGGACGCCTACCGGGCCCAATGGGAACCGGCGGTGAAGGCCTCCGGCTTCACGGCCACGCAATAG